A stretch of Rhinoderma darwinii isolate aRhiDar2 chromosome 4, aRhiDar2.hap1, whole genome shotgun sequence DNA encodes these proteins:
- the HS3ST5 gene encoding heparan sulfate glucosamine 3-O-sulfotransferase 5, protein MLFKQQALLRQKLLVLGSLAVGSLLYLVARVGSLDRLPPICPVEGRFSPQNQDEITLRAMQYKRGLLHEFRKGNATKEQILLHNLVQQLPKAIIIGVRKGGTRALLEMLNLHPAVVKASQEIHFFDNDENYAKGIEWYRKKMPFSHPHQITIEKSPAYFITDEVPERIYKMNSSIKLLIIVREPTTRAISDYTQVLEGKERKNKTYYKFEKMAMDSNTCEVNTKYKAVRTSIYTKHLERWLKYFPIEQFHIVDGDRLITEPLPELQLVETFLNLPPRISQYNLYFNATRGFYCLRFNIVFNKCLAGSKGRIHPEVDPSVITKLHKFFHPFNQKFYQITGRTFNWP, encoded by the exons ATGCTATTCAAACAGCAGGCGTTGCTGAGACAGAAGCTTTTGGTGCTAGGCAGCCTTGCTGTTGGAAGTCTCCTATATCTAGTTGCCAGAGTTGGGAGCTTGGATAG GCTTCCGCCAATATGTCCAGTCGAAGGTAGATTCAGTCCACAAAATCAGGATGAAATCACTCTTCGTGCTATGCAGTATAAAAGAGGACTCCTACATGAATTCCGTAAAGGAAACGCAACTAAAGAGCAAATTCTCCTTCATAATTTGGTCCAGCAGTTACCAAAGGCAATTATTATTGGTGTGAGAAAAGGTGGAACTAGAGCCTTACTCGAAATGTTGAATCTCCATCCTGCCGTCGTAAAGGCCTctcaagaaattcatttttttgacAATGATGAGAACTACGCAAAGGGTATTGAATGGTACAGAAAAAAGATGCCTTTCTCCCACCCTCACCAAATCACTATAGAAAAAAGTCCTGCATACTTCATTACAGATGAGGTCCCTGAGAGGATTTATAAAATGAACTCATCCATTAAGTTACTCATAATTGTTAGAGAGCCAACAACAAGAGCCATTTCTGACTATACACAAGTGTTGGAGGGCAAGGAAAGGAAAAATAAGACCTACTacaaatttgaaaaaatggcTATGGACTCGAATACCTGTGAGGTGAACACCAAGTACAAGGCAGTGAGGACCAGTATCTATACCAAGCATCTCGAGAGGTGGCTGAAGTATTTTCCCATTGAACAGTTTCACATTGTCGATGGGGATCGACTAATCACTGAACCATTGCCAGAATTGCAACTAGTGGAAACATTTCTCAATCTACCACCCAGGATAAGTCAATATAACCTATACTTTAATGCTACCAGAGGTTTCTATTGTTTGCGGTTTAACATTGTGTTTAACAAGTGCCTGGCGGGTAGCAAGGGGCGCATACATCCTGAGGTCGACCCCTCAGTCATAACCAAATTGCACAAATTCTTTCATCCTTTTAATCAAAAATTTTACCAGATCACTGGGAGGACATTTAACTGGCCATAA